One region of Natronolimnobius baerhuensis genomic DNA includes:
- a CDS encoding MBL fold metallo-hydrolase, whose amino-acid sequence MEVEFLGGAGEIGRSAILIDETLLLDYGMDSGNPPAFPLGDVDPEAVIVSHGHLDHVGSIPSLLSGESRPPIHWTPPTYELTMTLARDTLKLHGGTYDCPFTEAELARVTQVSETHGYRESFEAAGYEITFFEAGHVPGSAHVLISDGETRLLYSGDFHTEDQQLLSGTTARPDADVVICESTYADTTRRPRDTIEAEFADSLEQTIWSGGTVVVPAFAIGRTQEMLCLCEEHDLECYVDGMGKRVTEIFLREGNREYLRDPDLLRRAKGNARFVDGRDGQRKRIADQNTVIVTTSGMLHGGPAMTYIPEIRSHPTNKIAMTGYQVEGTPGRSLLETGSAEIDGRMMRVSAQVEQYDFSAHADREGVLAFLESYRDSKVLVNHGDRCDAFAEELRADGFEARAPELGDRLEI is encoded by the coding sequence ATGGAGGTCGAGTTTCTCGGTGGGGCGGGTGAGATCGGGCGGAGCGCGATCCTGATTGATGAGACGCTGTTGCTCGATTACGGGATGGACTCGGGGAATCCGCCGGCGTTCCCACTCGGTGACGTCGACCCCGAGGCGGTCATCGTCAGTCACGGCCACCTCGATCACGTCGGCTCGATTCCCTCGCTGCTTTCCGGTGAGTCGCGACCGCCGATCCACTGGACACCGCCGACATACGAACTGACGATGACGCTCGCGCGCGATACGCTCAAACTCCACGGCGGCACCTACGACTGTCCCTTCACCGAGGCGGAGTTGGCCCGCGTGACGCAAGTGTCTGAAACACACGGCTACCGCGAGTCCTTCGAGGCTGCAGGGTACGAGATCACCTTCTTCGAGGCCGGCCACGTCCCCGGCAGCGCACACGTCCTCATCTCGGACGGCGAGACGCGCTTGCTCTACTCCGGCGACTTCCACACCGAAGACCAACAACTCCTCTCGGGGACGACCGCCCGCCCCGACGCCGACGTCGTCATCTGCGAGAGTACGTACGCAGACACAACGCGACGGCCCCGCGACACAATCGAAGCCGAGTTCGCCGACAGCCTCGAGCAGACGATCTGGAGCGGCGGCACCGTCGTCGTCCCCGCGTTCGCAATCGGGCGAACCCAGGAGATGCTCTGTCTGTGCGAGGAACACGACCTCGAGTGCTACGTCGACGGGATGGGAAAACGCGTGACGGAGATTTTCCTGCGCGAGGGGAATCGGGAGTACCTCCGCGATCCCGACCTGTTACGTCGGGCGAAAGGCAATGCCCGGTTCGTCGACGGCCGCGACGGCCAGCGCAAACGAATTGCAGACCAGAACACCGTCATCGTCACCACCAGCGGCATGCTCCACGGCGGCCCCGCAATGACGTACATTCCAGAAATTCGCTCGCATCCGACGAACAAAATTGCCATGACAGGCTACCAGGTCGAGGGCACACCTGGGCGCAGCCTCCTCGAGACCGGCAGCGCCGAAATCGACGGGCGCATGATGCGCGTCAGCGCGCAGGTCGAACAGTACGACTTCTCCGCCCACGCCGACCGCGAGGGGGTGCTCGCGTTCCTCGAGTCCTACCGGGACAGCAAAGTGCTGGTTAATCACGGCGACCGCTGTGACGCGTTCGCCGAGGAACTGCGCGCCGACGGCTTCGAGGCGCGAGCGCCGGAACTCGGGGACCGACTCGAAATATAA
- a CDS encoding flavodoxin domain-containing protein: MSRVLVASGSSEGQTTTIAERIGDVLAEEGHEPTLVHLKHPPADLNVESYDGVIIGASIHAGTHQRYVTAFVREHRAVLNRLPTAFYSVSLTAASADPESQATARELLEEFLEETEWDPDVTLPVAGALRYSQYGLLKRVVMRRIAGKESGDTDTSRDYEYTNWDDVAMFARQFSALVR; the protein is encoded by the coding sequence ATGAGCCGCGTCCTCGTCGCCTCCGGCTCGAGCGAGGGCCAGACGACGACGATTGCCGAACGGATCGGCGACGTGCTCGCCGAGGAGGGCCACGAGCCGACGCTCGTCCACCTGAAACATCCACCAGCCGACCTCAACGTCGAGTCGTACGACGGGGTAATCATCGGCGCGTCGATTCACGCGGGGACTCACCAGCGATACGTGACCGCGTTCGTCCGCGAGCACCGGGCGGTGCTGAACCGACTGCCCACTGCGTTTTACTCGGTGAGCCTCACCGCGGCATCAGCCGATCCGGAGAGCCAGGCAACGGCCAGGGAACTGCTCGAGGAGTTTCTCGAGGAAACAGAGTGGGACCCAGACGTGACGCTGCCGGTCGCGGGCGCGCTCAGGTACAGCCAGTACGGCCTGCTCAAGCGCGTCGTCATGCGCCGGATCGCGGGCAAAGAGAGCGGTGATACCGACACCTCGCGGGACTACGAGTACACCAACTGGGACGACGTGGCGATGTTCGCGCGGCAGTTCTCGGCGTTGGTACGGTGA